The Syntrophobacterales bacterium genome contains the following window.
CTAATTTCGATCGTAATCGCCCTTGAAGTTTCTTCGTACAGTCTTTATGTGGTTGTTCCCCTCCGGAAGGGACACTCAAAAATGCAGTGGGAGGCAGCGATTAAGTATCTTTTCTTCGGTGCCATATCCACAGGGGTTATGCTCTATGGTATGAGTTTCATTTATGCCGCTTGCCGATCGACATTTCTTGCCGATATCGTCCTGACGTTCCCTACTTTAGTGGGCCATCCTTTAGGCATTGTTGCGCTCATCATGACGCTCTCGGGATTCTTTTTTAAACTGTCACTTTTTCCTTTCCATTTCTGGGCTCCTGACATCTATGAAGGGGCTTCAAATGTCACAACCACGTTCATTGCTACCATACCGAAAATTGCAGGTGCGGCCCTTTTAATCAGATTTACCATGATAGCGCCGTCATTCTACATGCAGTTCGTCAATATCCTTGTTATTCTTGCGGCTCTCTCCATGACTTTTGGCAATATCGTAGGTCTTGTTCAGAAAGATGTGAAACGGCTTTTGGCCTATTCTGGGATCGCTCATGCTGGGTACCTGCTGATGGGTGTTCTTGCGCTTACAAGAGACGGTAATGCTGCGGCTGTGTACTACATTGCCATCTATCTGCTCATGAACCTTGCCTGCTTGTATGTTGTCGTACTTCTTGCGAATAAAGGGGAAAATGTGGAGCTTGATGACCTTATGGGGCTATCTCGACGGGCACCTGTTCTTGCCCTTACCCTTGCCGTGGCTGCATTCTCTCTTGCTGGTATCCCTCCTACAGGGGGTTTTACAGGTAAGCTTTTCCTCTTCACCAGCGCATTTAAGCAGGGCCATTTGACCCTTGTAATCATAGGCGCTGTGAATACCGTCATTTCGATATTTTATTATCTTAACCTTGTCCGGATGAGCTATTCAAAAGAGGCGCCACCCAACAATAGCAATCCTATCAAGCTTACGTTCAATCAGAAGATGGTCTGTTATGTCCTTGTATTTATGATTCTCTACATGGGCATTCTACCAAAAAGCATCTTCGGGCTTTTCAAAGCCGCTCTGTAAGTCGACCCCGAAGACTCAGAAGACCGCTGTCTCGCCCTGAGGTAAGTAAGTCACCATACCTCTTGCTAAATTGTAGCATTTCATAATTACAGATACCGGCGATCAGATTGAAGCGTAAGCCGAAATGCTTTCTGCGGTTGCGATATTGATCCGCCACGATTTTGAAGCGTGTTGAGTACACACTTGCTTGAAATGGCATGATTGTGTTGCTTGTCTTCCTTACTTAAAGGGTTATCCTTCATACCACGTCTTTGGGAGACTGTTCTTAATCCAAGATAGCCGTGTCAGTCTCAATCATTGTCTCCGGTTTTGCATGTATAGCGGATAAAGTCGTGCCTGCTGGAAAAAGATGTACAGATGATTTAGCTGTGTTTTTTATAGTATGGCGTTTTTTCTTGCCTGAGGACCAGATACTTTAGGACGTTCTTAAAACCACTTCATATTCCATATTACTCTTCAATAAAGCTTTCCGTAAAGGATAAAGCAAAGGGATGGTGCGGTATCTCATTTAAGCCCGAAGCTGGCTGCGATATGGGTATATGGTATTCCCCCGTAAGGCCAGCAAAACATATCTTCTATACCACAGCTTAGGTGTCCTCCCATGTCGCAGATGCTTTGCCGTATAGGCAGTATTTCAACCATCTTTTTGCGCTTTACCCCTGCTATTCGACGAAATTTCTCATCCGTATAGTTTTGTAACATCTCATATTTCATGGATGTCAGCTTATGCCTTTTTACTTGTTTTGGTAAGAGGGGGTAATTTCGAAAGAGGTCTATTTTGATTGCCGCCAGTATTGCAAATTGAATGGTGCTGAGGATTGCCGGAGAGACAGGCTGGTCGTGAGACTGGCGTGGTGAGGCTTTGTGTTTTTTTCTGCTGGAGAAACAACCATAGAGATACCGGAAATATGTTCGTTCTCATTCTCTGGACAGCGTTGGTGCTTTGGTGGCCTCAGGCGATGTAATGTCGTGTGGGGAAGCAACACAAAAAAAGGTCATACTCAGGCTAATCTTTGGAATACATTTCGTAGGATATTGGCCCATCTTTTCGGTGTTCCTGGCCCTGGCTGTAGCTTGCAGATGAGGCTGTCTGTTGAAACGGTGCTTACAAGATCTGGTGAGTTATGTTACTGGACGCACTGGTGGGGTGATGCCTCAGGAAATGCTGGGCTACCTTCTTAATCCTCTCCTATCACACGAACAAAGGGATAATTCTTAAGTTTCCTGAGGAATATCTCCTTCTTATCGTAAGGCACGTTTATGGCATAGGTGCCTTTCGGGAGCCTGTATTTCCGCAAATGAAGGTTCAGGTTACGGAAGGTGCGGTAAGGAGAATCAGCACACTTTGCGAGGACATTTACATGAGTCTCCTGCTCAAGCTCAAGAGAAATCTCGGTCACGATAACGGGCTTGTAAAGGTCTTTTTCTTCGAGAGTTATACCCAACCTCTCTCTGTCTGTGATGATCTCTTTAATAGCGACAATTCGGAAGATGTACCTCTCTGTCTCCTCAGGCAGAGAGAGCTCAAAGAAGTCGGAGGTTTGTTGGTTTTCTATGGCTTCTCTCAACCGGCCTGCGCCTGCGTTGTATGCTGCCATGGCAATAAACCAGTCACCGAATTCAGCGTAAAGCCTTTTCAGATGGGCTAGGGCGGAACGAGTTGCTTTTTTGATGTTGTATCTATCATCCAAGTGCTCGTTAATATATAAGCCTTCTCTTTTTCCTGTTTCTTTGATGAATTGCCAGAGGCCCGCAGCATTGGCTTTTGAAACGGCTCTCGGATTGAGGTAGCTTTCATTTATTGCAAGATAGATGAGATCGGGAGGCATTCCTGCCTTTTGTATTTCGTTGCTGATCATGCTGTAAAATTTCAGGTACCTTTTTGTAATTATGACAAGAAGGCCTTTATTCTCGAGGAATTGAAAGAACTCCCTCTCGAACCTTTCTCTGTTGTCATCTTTACTAAGGGAGACCTTTTTTTCGCAAAGCTTCAATGAATCGGTCAAGTGGTCAGTTGTGTAGATGTCGGTTTTAGCTGTGATGCGCACTACTTCCTTCTCAATGTCGTAAACTCTTTTTTCGAGGGAACCTGGTTTTTTCGAGGGAACCTGTGCATAGCCCCGCGCCGGGAGGGCCAGAAGAAGAATGGCTGCCAAGACCGGTAGACAAAGAAGGAGAAGGTTCCACAGGGAGTGACTGGATGGGCTTATTGTGGCACCGGGGCATCGAGAATCTGCCACCATCCGGACATGAGGATTCCCATCTTCAATTGTGTCAATCTCCAGTAGACTGTACTGGGACGGTTTTTTATTAATTTTTGAGTTCATTTTTTAACATACCTTCTATGATTGTTGCCGGACGCTTCCGAGCGCCCGGATTGTTGGACCGAGACCCAAGACTTGTGTTTACGGGGCTACTAACCTGCATTCTTGACCTAGTGGCGGAGCGCTATAATACGATTGTTTATCCGGTTTATGAGGTTCTTCATATCTACCTGCAGAGAAGCCAAACTTTCGTATTTCTTTTTGTATATTGCGTTGATTTCAGCTTTCCAGTATTCTAGAACCTCGACTTCGTACCTATTCTGTTCAATTTCAAACTTCTTTTTGAGTTCTCTCGCGAGCCTCTCGTTTATCTCCATAGAATCTCTCCTCCCTTTCTTTTATAATGTGTCTGTACATCACGATGAAAGCCATACCATGATAAAAACTGCGGAGCAATATAAAATCATACTTTTTCACAGCATGAGCAAAGATATAGATGTCCCCAATAGAAAGCCAATGAGATGGATCGCAACACTCCAAGACAGCGCCGGAAGAGTACGGCAGAGGAGAAAGGTGCCCTTCTTGACGTCGGTGCATCCCAATAGTAAAAAAGTTACCTTCCTCGTGCCCACGAAGAATCTTATGAGGAATATGATAAAATTACTGTGTCTCTGCATAGTTTGTTGGCCAGAGAAATTCTTGAGCGAAGAAGTTCGTATTTTTCGTCATGGTTCTGCCGAGGAAGAAGAAAGTACAGGTTCCGAGCATAGCGCCCTCGTGAAGGCCATAATATAACGTACCCAAGGCACATGTATTTGAGTTTGAAAAAGATGCCTTCAAGGAGGACCGCGTTATTTCACCCTTCAGAAACGCACCCAAGACAACCGCAATATAATCATACTGTATAAGATAAGCACCCACAATGTACATTCTATATAGATTAGGGAAGAGAGGTCAATACAAGATTGACCGGCAGTTTGGAAAACGACTGTGTTCAACCGAGGAATACCTCGGAGTTCCAAGTTTTCCAGCCGCCGTTCTCATTGTCCTTGTTTCTCTCGTTTTTCTCTTGCACAATTTCATGAGAAGAATGCCGACCTGAAGGGGGATACAGATCGGAACGGCAAGGAACATCATAGTTACAGATATCAGGTGTAGGAGTGATAAGGGTGGATGGGATTACAATAAGGAGGATGGCGTGCCTTCTCCGGACCAAACTGTCTTTACTTTGCAATATTCATTCTATTAAGTATGAGAAGGATTATTGGTGCCTCAAGATGCCAAAATAATAACATGGCAGAGAAAATACCACAAATCTCTTGACCGATATATTGTCTTTATATGGTATGCCATATATCCGAGGAGGAGGGAAGCGTTAACCTATACATATTTTATATCATTTAGGGGCTTAACTAGAACAGGATAGACTGATATTTTAAACTGGTGGCTAGCGAATGAAAAACAAGTACGTGAACCGTTCAAAAATATTGGAAGCGAAATTCAGGTTGTCTACCCCCTTTAAGTAATGGCGCATACTATACCTAATATATCACTTGAGGAGGGAAAAACTATGGGACATGTACTCCATACTCATACCAAGACAACTCCGGTGGTAGTGCGTAGAGAAATACAAAATAGTCAAGAAAGCCTGCAGCACGTTATGGCGTGAACCCAAACAATATTGAGAAATGGAGAAAAAGAGACTTTGTCCATGAATACACCTATGGGACCGAAGGTCATCCGTTCCAGAAGTCTGAAGATGCGATTGGTCTTCAAGCTGCCTTATGGACGATACTCTGACATTTACAACGACATGGATTGATTGCCCCAAGAGAAGAAGTTCATGTGGATATAGCCGAGGTACAAAAAAAGGTAGGCTATATTTATCATCGACAGAACATCAAAGTTAATTGCATGATGAATCGACAAGAGCTTAAGCCCAAGAGTTTTCTCAAGCATCTCAATCGGACGGATAACGGCATCCGGTTTACCAACCGTGTCTGTCATCGCCATGGGATTAGAATCCCTGGACTAACGGCCAGGTAGAACTGCTGTATCAAGGAAGCGACTGTTAGCTACCATTACGGCTTAAAAGAATACCTCCATGTATTTCTCATGGCGTACAATCTGACAAGTCGTTTGAAAACACTTATAAGGAAAATCTCCTTATGATTTCATCAGAAATATATGGACGCTTGAGCCTGGAAGATTTACAGGTAATCCAAACCATTTTAATGTGTGGGGGGGGGTAGAAAGTATCAAATTTTCTGTTCATCTCAGCTCAATTCGCGAAGTTCCCAGCGAGATAATGTATTTGAGTGCTTCGTCTACCGTCATCCGAAGAAACGTCAGTTTCTGCTCCGGAACCATGACCAGAAATCCGGATGTAGGGTTGGGCGTAGTAGGTATGAAGACAGAACAGATCGTTCCGAGTCCATCAATTGAGGTCCGTCTTGTGATGAAGCCCATCGCGCGGGTGTCCTTAGACGGGAAATCCACGAGGACCACTTCCTTGAAGGCCTTCTTCGTTTGGGAGGAAAAAGTGTCCGTCATGTCTTTCACAGCGTTGCATATGCTTTTGACAAAAGGTATTCGGGTCAGAAGTGCCTCGCCCAGGCAGAGTATCTTATTCCCCACGAAATTGGCGGCAAAGATGCCGGTGGCGTATGTAATCAGGACAAACAGTAACAACCCGGTGCCCGGGATATAGAATTTCATGCCGGTAATGGTCCATGTGACTTGTTGGATGACAGGATAGATCATCGCGTCCACCGACGAGACGACCACATAGATAACATATATGGTTATAATGACCGGAATAAGGATGAAAAGGCCGGCGAGGAACTTTGTTTTTACATGTTTCGTGATGTCCATGTCGAAGTAATAGTATCTTTGTACAAAGATAAAGTCAAACCGCAAATCAGGATTGCGGTGAGATCTTCCCCGTAAGCAACGGAAGGCCTATTTGGCGGAGAAAAGTCCCTCTGCGAAGTCCTCGGCGGAGAAGGGAATAAGGTCATCAATCTTCTCGCCGACGCCAATATACCGTATAGGCATTTTCATGAGATGGGCGATGGGTAGAATGAAGCCTCCTTTCGCGGTTCCGTCAAGCTTTGTCACTACGATGCCGGTGACTTCGAGGACTTCATTGAATGTCTTGACCTGAGCCAAGGTGTTTTGTCCTGTTGTGGCATCCACTACGAGCAGGACCTCATGAGGTGCTCCATTGACCTCTTTGGAAATGACCCTCTTTATCTTCTTCATCTCTTCCATGAGATTTGCTTTTGTGTGGAGCCTGCCGGCGGTATCCAGTATTACTATATCCGCCGCCCTTGCCTTCGCGGCTTTAGTGGCGTCAAAGGCGACCGCAGCTGGGTCGGAGCCTTCGGCGTGTTTCACTACATCTACCCCCAGCCGCTCAGCCCACACTTCAAGCTGTTCTACGGCAGCCGCCCTGAAGGTGTCACATGCGCCAAGGAGCACCTTCTTTCCACAGTTCTGGTAAATGGCGGCAAGTTTTGCTATTGTGGTCGTCTTGCCTACTCCGTTCACCCCGAGGGTCAGTATAACAAAAGGTTTCTGGGAGTCTACTGAAATCGGCTTTTCTACCGGCCTGAGGAGTTCCCCAACCTTCTGTTTCATAGCAGGCTCTATATCTTCCATATTTCTTATAAGACCACGTTTCCATTTCTCTTTCAGTGCATCCACTAGGAACTCCGTTGTCTCGAATCCTGCATCAGACAAAATCAGGGCTTCTTCAATAGCCTCAAAGTCCCCTTCATCTATCTGCTTGCCTTTGACGGCCCACTCAATCCTTGTCCGTATCTGATCCCTTGTTTTGGAAAGACCGTTTTTTATCTTCTCAAAGAAACCCATAAACCAACCTTATTCATTGTTTTTGTCTGTGAAGATTCAAAAGAGTGCGCTAAGACCGACTCTATTTCTTTTAAACCTTCCTCAAAAATGTTTCTTCATTGCACATATGGTCATATGTTTCTCTTGACCGGTGATTCATTTTCCTGAGCATTCCACTCTCGGCAGTCAGGCTGAGAGGCCTATGGCGGGGGATGAAGAGACAGTGTGGTTTCTTATTCTTGCGCTGCTTGAACATAAGGTTTGCCGCACACTTTACAGACCCCCTCTTCGTTTACGACCCCTATGCAGGCTTCGTCACTGCAGAGTATTCTTGTCGAGAGATCAATTTCATCGTCGTGCTCCGTCTCGTCGCCTTCCGAGTCCAGTAGTTTGCCGCATGAATAGCAGTAGGAGCCAAGCTTGATAACATCTGCGTTACAGTGTGAACAACGGACGGTTTCGCTTTCGGTCGCGCATTTCTCGCATATCATAATATGTCCCCTCGGTTTCGTTATCTTGTGGCCCGGACCAGCTTCTTCACTTTGCCGTTTTCAAACTCGACATACACAGTGTCCGCATTGTTGGGCAGAAGCTTCCACTTCGGCTTATACGTCCAGATTATTAGGTTCTCAGGCGTTTTGGCTACAACATCCGGTTCCCCGAAACTCCTCTTGACATCATCTTCGCCCTGATCAATGAGGGAACTGTCGAGAAGCAGTTTCTTTTCATCTTTGCCAAAAAAGGAGAAAAAACCCTTTTTTGACGATGCTGTTGAGAACGCTTTGGCCTCTTGCGCGGGGTTCGTTTCTTTAACCGAGGCGGTGGCTTCTGGCATCGGCTCTGTATTTTTTTTCGCGCTCTTGAAAAGGCTGCATGACGAGAGAAGGGCACAACAAATTGCAAGGCAAGCAAGACGCAGAAATAAACGGTCTCGAGAAGTTTTCCACAAATTTTGTGGAAAACATGTTAATAAGTTGAAGGAATGTATTCTTAACTCATTGAAAAAACATACGATTGTTTTCTTTTGTGCGAAATATAGCCAGCTGAAAATATCAGTAATATCAAGTACTTTACCAATTAATGTGTTGGTGCGGATATCATTTTTCATGGAAATTAGATTAGCATGTGTCCTTAAAATTATCAATGGATTATGTGAAGGTGTCTTTTTGATGCTTTGTAAAGTCTTTCCATTATTGCCCTCCCGAGGCCAGTTTCCGGTACCGCGTCGGCATATATGATATCCACGTCTTTACGGTCCAATTCTATCAGGAAGGAAAAGAAGTGGGCTGCGGCCTCCCTCAGGTCGCCGTTTTCTGAGAGCGTCCTTACATGTCTGGACATTGGTTGTCCGGAGGGTTTCATGAAAGAGAGATACGAGGATCTGGGATTGGTGATCTCCTCGGACGAACTGATGATCTTGAGCGGAGTGTGGGGGGCATAATGAAACGGGAGTTCTCCCGGAGACTCGCATGACCCGTCTTCGACCTTCTCGTAAAGCGGCATTATTACTGAGGAGAGGTCCTCAAGGCTAATTGCCCCATGTCTGTGTAAGCGGGTTATGCTGTCCGTAACTGAGACGATGGAGGACTCTATGCCAAAGGAACTGTTCCCGCCGTCGAGTACTATGAGGGGGCTGTCATTGAACATTTCGGCCACATGGGACGCCTTGGTGGGACTCATGTAACCGAAAGGGTTTGCGCTGGGAGCCGCAACTGGACGTCCTAGGAGTCGTATGAGGTTGAGCGCGACCGGATGGGAAGGCATGCGTATACCGACTGTAGAAAGGCCTGCGGTTACGATGTCTGGGACAAGACTGTTCTTTCTCAGAATAATTGTGAGAGGTCCTGGCCAGAAGCGTTCAATGAGCAGGGCCGCCTTGGGAGGGACGGCCTCAGCGTATCGGAATATCCAGTCTTTCTCACCTATGTGGATTATGAGCGGATCAAAGTGTGGCCTCTTTTTGATTTCGAAGATTTTTGCCACCGCCATGGCATTCATGGCATCGGCCCCGAGGCCGTAGACCGTCTCCGTCGGAAATGCGACTGTATCTCCTGCTCGGAGCGCCTCAACCGCGCGCTCTATTGAAAGAAGTTTGAATCCATCTAGAATTTCCACATCTTCATCCTATTTGTAAGGCAGGCGCCCATGAAGAGTAACTTCAGTTACGCCTTAGTTCACGTGGTTGACCACCATGAAGTCAGAGGCGAACCCGGAAATCTCATTCCGAAACCGTCTGCCCGGACCCGGCATGTTTCCCGGTACACCTAAGGGTATTGGCACAATTTAGGCTGTTGTCCGGAAGATAAGGGGGAGGTGAAACACAACCTACATGCCGTACGCGACATATATTCGAGACCGTACCTGTCACGCGGATATACCTCAGGTTCAGGTTTTTTGCTCTTAGAGGTCATGCCTGTTTCATCCGTTTCCTCGTGGACTCCTTGAAACCATTTCATATCCTATCCTAGGATAGTACCGCCTATTTCGGATAGCTTGCCTAAAGATATGCAGAATAATAGCCATTATTATTAAGTTCTGGTATTCCAAAGCTTAACACAAGCTATCCTTCTTCCAATAATTTTAAAGATAATTAGGATACATTCTTTACAACAGATAGTCAAACAAGCCTTTCTCTTCCCGGTTTTCCCGCGAAGTATGTCTGCTGGTCCGAGGGTATCTTATCTTCACCCAGTCCTATTGGACCGGTTTTTGAGGTGAGGCATCCTCTATGGAACTTCCAATTCGAAATGAATAACATCGGCACGAACTTTCCGGGCAAAATAGGCCGGGAACGTGATTTTATTGTGAAAATATGAACATAATTCTATTGACAACATATATGGGTATGTTTAGAATTTAGCATTCAAGTAATACGATTATTAGCGGGTATATCCAACATTAAATCAGGAGGGTTCAGATGGCAGAAGAACAGAAGTTTTATCCACCGAAGGAGTTTGTCGAGCAGGCATATGTTGACAGCCGCGAACAGTATGAAAAAATGTGGAAACAGTCAGTCGAGGATCCGGAGACATTCTGGGGAGACGTAGCGTCGGAATTATTCTGGTATAAAAAATGGATCAAAGTAAACCGGGAAGATTTCTCTAAAGGTGAAGTGGAATGGTTCATTGGCGGGAAAACCAACATAACCTATAACTGCCTTGATGCTCAGATCAAGAAAGGCAGAGGCGATAAAACCGCTATTATATTCCAGGGCGAGCCCGAAGACGATGTGGTAAAACTGAGCTACAAAGAGATGTTGGTTGCAGTGTCGAAATTTGCAAACGTGCTGAAGAAAAAAGGCGTACGGAAAGGCGACAGGATTGCCATTTACCTCCCCATGATATACCAACTCCCGATCGCAATGATGGCATGCGCAAGGATCGGCGCAATCCATACAATCGTGTTCGGCGGTTTCTCCGCTGAAGCTCTTCGCGACAGAATCTTAGATGCCGGTGCAAAATTACTCATTACTGCTAACGGATACTGGCGTTCAGGCAAGCACGTGAGCTCCAAGGCAAATGCGGATATCGCATGCGACCTCTGCTCGCAGCAGGGTCACACTGTAGATAAAGTGATCGTGGTAAAGAGACTGGCAGGTTTTGACGTCCCAATGAAAGAGGGAAGAGATTCCTATTTTGAGGATGAGCTCGCGGCTCCCGACATCAGTGACGTGTGTACGCCTGAGTGGCTGGATGCGGAAGATCCCCTGTTTATTCTCTATACGTCTGGTTCTACGGGCAAACCGAAGGGTGTGCTCCATACCACCGGCGGATACATGACCTATGCCTACGCCACATTTAAATACATTTTCGACTATAAAGACAAAGACGTTTTCTTCTGTAGCGCCGACATTGGCTGGGTAACGGGCCATTCTTATATCGTCTACGGACCGCTCACCAACGGTGCAACCTCCATCGTCTTTGAGTCGGTTCCCACTTACCCGAACCCAGACAGGTTCTGGCAGATCATCGAGAAGTTCAAAGTCAGCATATTCTATACTGCGCCGACCGCGATCAGGGCCCTTATGAAAGACGGCGAGAAATGGCCACAGGGCAGAGATATGTCCGCACTGAGGCTCCTTGGCTCAGTTGGAGAGCCCATCAATCCTGAGGCGTGGCTCTGGTACCACAAGTATGTTGGCAGAGAGAAATGCCCCATCGTTGACACTTGGTGGCAGACAGAGACGGGCGGCATCCTCATTACTCCTCTTCCGGGTGCATGGCCCACGAAGCCAGGCGCAGCGACCCTCCCATTCTTCGGCGTCGATGCTCACACGTTGAAAGCACGGTCATCGGGCAATCAGCCTTGGGAAGACACGGAAGTAAACGAGCAGGGCGAGCTTTGCATCGGAAGGTCTTGGCCCGGCATGATGAGAGGCGTATTCGGCGAGCCTGAGAGATTCTTCAATACCTATTTTGTCCAGCAGCCCGGTTTCTACTTCTCCGGCGATGGCGCAAGAAGAGATGAGGATGGCTACTTCTGGCTCCTCGGGCGCGTTGATGACGTTGTGAACGTATCCGGTCACAGGATGGGCACGGCGGAAGTCGAGGCAGCACTTAACTCGTTCACGACGTCAGTTGCGGAGTCGGCAGTCGTCGGTTTCCCGCACGATGTAAAGGGTGAGGATCTTTATGCGTACGTTATTTTGAAAACTGGCGTGGAAGGCAGTGATGCCCTAAAGAAAGACCTAGTAGCCCACGTGAGAAAAGAGATCGGTCCTATCGCGTCTCCTGGCAAGATTCAGTTCGTATCAGGTCTGCCGAAGACAAGATCGGGCAAGATTATGAGAAGAATCCTGAGAAAGGTTGCCGCTGGCGCGATTGACGAGCTCGGCGACACCACGACTCTTGCCGATCCTTCAATTGTTGATGAGATCGTGAAAGGCAGACAGTAAGATTCATTTTGCTTGGCAATGAGAAGGCCCCCGGGAAAGAGAATCCCGGGGGCCTTCTTTATCGTGGCCCCTTAAACAGGCAAAGCACAATCTGCGGGAAAGTTTTAGCCGATGGAAGATATATTGAGGCGATATGATAATCAGGTAACAGGAGATGGACCGTTGAAAGCAGGGTCCATACAAACCCTGCAAAGATGGATAGTGAGAATGTGATGGTTCCGGAAAATCCGATGGACAGAGATTGTGTCCTTAATAGTACAAAAGATTATCATGTGAACAGCCTGACCAGTCTGGGATGGGAGTTGACCGTCTGCAATGCCCTTTATCCCGATGA
Protein-coding sequences here:
- a CDS encoding NADH-quinone oxidoreductase subunit N, giving the protein MVTLLLPEISIFLLAVIFLFISIKKNKSETSLSFAKFVSIIPFVISIFCVSGRGLLFSGAYSIDLFSQLFKVMLAFGFCVVVFMLENTDDIEREYVAEYFMFLAFSVLGLMMLVSSVELISIVIALEVSSYSLYVVVPLRKGHSKMQWEAAIKYLFFGAISTGVMLYGMSFIYAACRSTFLADIVLTFPTLVGHPLGIVALIMTLSGFFFKLSLFPFHFWAPDIYEGASNVTTTFIATIPKIAGAALLIRFTMIAPSFYMQFVNILVILAALSMTFGNIVGLVQKDVKRLLAYSGIAHAGYLLMGVLALTRDGNAAAVYYIAIYLLMNLACLYVVVLLANKGENVELDDLMGLSRRAPVLALTLAVAAFSLAGIPPTGGFTGKLFLFTSAFKQGHLTLVIIGAVNTVISIFYYLNLVRMSYSKEAPPNNSNPIKLTFNQKMVCYVLVFMILYMGILPKSIFGLFKAAL
- a CDS encoding lytic transglycosylase domain-containing protein, which encodes MNSKINKKPSQYSLLEIDTIEDGNPHVRMVADSRCPGATISPSSHSLWNLLLLCLPVLAAILLLALPARGYAQVPSKKPGSLEKRVYDIEKEVVRITAKTDIYTTDHLTDSLKLCEKKVSLSKDDNRERFEREFFQFLENKGLLVIITKRYLKFYSMISNEIQKAGMPPDLIYLAINESYLNPRAVSKANAAGLWQFIKETGKREGLYINEHLDDRYNIKKATRSALAHLKRLYAEFGDWFIAMAAYNAGAGRLREAIENQQTSDFFELSLPEETERYIFRIVAIKEIITDRERLGITLEEKDLYKPVIVTEISLELEQETHVNVLAKCADSPYRTFRNLNLHLRKYRLPKGTYAINVPYDKKEIFLRKLKNYPFVRVIGED
- a CDS encoding DUF502 domain-containing protein — protein: MDITKHVKTKFLAGLFILIPVIITIYVIYVVVSSVDAMIYPVIQQVTWTITGMKFYIPGTGLLLFVLITYATGIFAANFVGNKILCLGEALLTRIPFVKSICNAVKDMTDTFSSQTKKAFKEVVLVDFPSKDTRAMGFITRRTSIDGLGTICSVFIPTTPNPTSGFLVMVPEQKLTFLRMTVDEALKYIISLGTSRIELR
- the ftsY gene encoding signal recognition particle-docking protein FtsY; amino-acid sequence: MGFFEKIKNGLSKTRDQIRTRIEWAVKGKQIDEGDFEAIEEALILSDAGFETTEFLVDALKEKWKRGLIRNMEDIEPAMKQKVGELLRPVEKPISVDSQKPFVILTLGVNGVGKTTTIAKLAAIYQNCGKKVLLGACDTFRAAAVEQLEVWAERLGVDVVKHAEGSDPAAVAFDATKAAKARAADIVILDTAGRLHTKANLMEEMKKIKRVISKEVNGAPHEVLLVVDATTGQNTLAQVKTFNEVLEVTGIVVTKLDGTAKGGFILPIAHLMKMPIRYIGVGEKIDDLIPFSAEDFAEGLFSAK
- a CDS encoding threonylcarbamoyl-AMP synthase; amino-acid sequence: MEILDGFKLLSIERAVEALRAGDTVAFPTETVYGLGADAMNAMAVAKIFEIKKRPHFDPLIIHIGEKDWIFRYAEAVPPKAALLIERFWPGPLTIILRKNSLVPDIVTAGLSTVGIRMPSHPVALNLIRLLGRPVAAPSANPFGYMSPTKASHVAEMFNDSPLIVLDGGNSSFGIESSIVSVTDSITRLHRHGAISLEDLSSVIMPLYEKVEDGSCESPGELPFHYAPHTPLKIISSSEEITNPRSSYLSFMKPSGQPMSRHVRTLSENGDLREAAAHFFSFLIELDRKDVDIIYADAVPETGLGRAIMERLYKASKRHLHIIH
- the acs gene encoding acetate--CoA ligase, producing the protein MAEEQKFYPPKEFVEQAYVDSREQYEKMWKQSVEDPETFWGDVASELFWYKKWIKVNREDFSKGEVEWFIGGKTNITYNCLDAQIKKGRGDKTAIIFQGEPEDDVVKLSYKEMLVAVSKFANVLKKKGVRKGDRIAIYLPMIYQLPIAMMACARIGAIHTIVFGGFSAEALRDRILDAGAKLLITANGYWRSGKHVSSKANADIACDLCSQQGHTVDKVIVVKRLAGFDVPMKEGRDSYFEDELAAPDISDVCTPEWLDAEDPLFILYTSGSTGKPKGVLHTTGGYMTYAYATFKYIFDYKDKDVFFCSADIGWVTGHSYIVYGPLTNGATSIVFESVPTYPNPDRFWQIIEKFKVSIFYTAPTAIRALMKDGEKWPQGRDMSALRLLGSVGEPINPEAWLWYHKYVGREKCPIVDTWWQTETGGILITPLPGAWPTKPGAATLPFFGVDAHTLKARSSGNQPWEDTEVNEQGELCIGRSWPGMMRGVFGEPERFFNTYFVQQPGFYFSGDGARRDEDGYFWLLGRVDDVVNVSGHRMGTAEVEAALNSFTTSVAESAVVGFPHDVKGEDLYAYVILKTGVEGSDALKKDLVAHVRKEIGPIASPGKIQFVSGLPKTRSGKIMRRILRKVAAGAIDELGDTTTLADPSIVDEIVKGRQ